In a single window of the Elaeis guineensis isolate ETL-2024a chromosome 6, EG11, whole genome shotgun sequence genome:
- the LOC140858648 gene encoding uncharacterized protein, with product MPSSPPERLGCLSSAAAFVIRDHNGRLIKAGGRILNESSVPQAELTAARLDMLVAVHESHAQRLWLEGDSLTVIKWISKPSTARLFRSPLLGDINLWKSSHRGFVVSHTVWEANTVADYLSKIALEGNFNYDYGDTLPLELSSQSIRNHNVKVQLLAGGSRQDLTR from the exons ATGCCGTCTTCACCTCCTGAGAGGCTCGGGTGCCTCTCG TCGGCTGCAGCATTTGTCATCAGGGATCATAATGGCCGCCTCATCAAAGCTGGAGGGCGAATCCTTAATGAATCTTCGGTTCCTCAAGCTGAGTTAACAGCTGCCCGGTTGGATATGCTGGTGGCTGTTCATGAGTCACATGCACAGAGGTTATGGCTCGAGGGTGACTCACTAACGGTCATTAAATGGATTTCCAAGCCATCTACGGCCCGCTTATTTCGGTCCCCGTTATTGGGAGACATAAACCTGTGGAAGTCTTCCCATAGAGGATTTGTGGTGTCCCATACTGTTTGGGAAGCAAATACAGTAGCAGATTACCTATCTAAAATAGCTTTGGAAGGTAATTTTAATTATGACTATGGTGACACGTTACCTTTGGAACT GTCAAGCCAAAGCATAAGAAATCATAATGTGAAGGTCCAGCTATTGGCTGGTGGCAGCAGGCAAGATTTAACTCGCTAG